The Synechococcus sp. MVIR-18-1 region GCTCAGATCAGCGGCTCTTCTCAAGGCAAAGACGATGCCTTTGATCTGCAGGAGATCAACCTCAAGGATGCAGTCAAGTTCAACTGGGGTTTTCAAGGCGCACTACAAGGAGCAGGCACACCAAACCAGACAGGTATCGGTGGGTTCCTTCCAATCGCTGTTGGCGAGAGCAGTGTGTTCTTTGCTGATGTGCTGCTCAACGCCAACTTTGCTGATTACGGCGGCAAGAGCAGCATCGTTAATACAGAGGTTGCTGGAACAACGATCAGCACCTCATCAAGGCTTGGGTATCGCTGGCTGAATAGCGACCGCAGCTGGATGTATGGGCTGAACGGTGGTTATGACAGCAGGCCGATGAATACAGGTGGAACTGATACGGGGATCATTGTCAGCGGCACAGAGAAGAGTGCTTTCTTTCAGCAGATCGCAGCAGGTTTAGAAGCAGTATCAGATACCTGGAACTTCAATGCTTATGCCTTGATTCCTGTTGGTGATACAGAGCAGCGCCTCAATGCGCGTTATTTCGGTGGGGCGCTTGATACGTATGGCCTGGATGTTGGTTACTTCGTCACCCCTGAACTCAATGCCTCTGTTGGTTACTACTACCAAAGCGGTGATCTAGGAGAAGCAGATGGTTCAGGAGTTCAGGTCGAGCTGGACTATCAGATCGCTGATGGTTTAACTGCTGGTATCAATGTTTCCTATGACGAAGCTTTTGAAACCAGAGTGTCAGGCAACATTGAGTATCGCTTTGGTAGCAATAGTTCAGCTGCAGAAACCAAGAAAAAAGCATGGCAAAAACCAACCATTCAAGCCTTATCTGAAGCCGTTAAGCACAGGAATATCCGCGTTCATGATGCAGCAGATCCAGAAGCTAAGTGCAAGTTGTTTAATCCGTTCGACGGCAGGTTTATCAGTTCCTTGTCAGGGAGCCTTTCCGTACAGTACCTTTACCGTTCAACGGCGTTCGGAACAAGCAGCCATCCTGTCAAATATATCAATCATTGTAATAAAAATGGCGGCTGGGAACGCGTTAAATAGTACTGACCCATCTAGGATTTAATATCCAATCAAAACTCTCATAAAAGCAGCTAATTGATGGTTCAATACCTGGCACGATTGAGCTGAAATTAGATAAAACGAGATCGCTAAAATAAGGGTGTCAGCTAGGGACATTGCAGCCCGCCACGAGCGGGGTTTTTTATTGCCTACTGAATAACAGCAAAGCCACATACTGCCTACTGCAGCGGGCAGCAACAGTACAAGCGAAGCATTGTGTATTGAATTACACCATTAC contains the following coding sequences:
- a CDS encoding carbamoyl-phosphate synthase; translated protein: MQSSLRLSLSLSGVAALVLAGTPLLPAVAEESAALLRQQEYDKLLEENELLKQRNEQLEAQISGSSQGKDDAFDLQEINLKDAVKFNWGFQGALQGAGTPNQTGIGGFLPIAVGESSVFFADVLLNANFADYGGKSSIVNTEVAGTTISTSSRLGYRWLNSDRSWMYGLNGGYDSRPMNTGGTDTGIIVSGTEKSAFFQQIAAGLEAVSDTWNFNAYALIPVGDTEQRLNARYFGGALDTYGLDVGYFVTPELNASVGYYYQSGDLGEADGSGVQVELDYQIADGLTAGINVSYDEAFETRVSGNIEYRFGSNSSAAETKKKAWQKPTIQALSEAVKHRNIRVHDAADPEAKCKLFNPFDGRFISSLSGSLSVQYLYRSTAFGTSSHPVKYINHCNKNGGWERVK